From one Calditrichota bacterium genomic stretch:
- a CDS encoding NAD(P)/FAD-dependent oxidoreductase, with amino-acid sequence METDPQPTVIVGASIAGLYCAHLLASRGVQVTVFDQVPPDRTPPSRTLIVTSELLHMLPQVAEAGIIRNTVNGFRLHTDGQSLHVPLHEPDLVVERRDLLAVVERMAVQSGAEVRRGYTFRDMLPTAEGLVVEFRDKESLRTVRVVARNIVAADGATSHVARCAELDGRPRVPILQAKVELPAGCDPHTVDTWFEPEATPYFFWLIPDSPHTAAVGLAAESPQEAKRALLSFLNEHHLRPLATEAAWVPLYPLRAQPVRRFGSAHVYLVGDSAGQVKETTVGGTVTGLKGAAAAAAAICTGSSYLDELRELRRELLAHHLLRLFLSRFTRQDYLRLFASLNPRVLSLLASHNRDHLATMLSRLVLAQPGLVVLAARTLLRATTRPAARR; translated from the coding sequence TTGGAAACAGACCCGCAACCTACCGTCATCGTCGGTGCCTCCATAGCGGGGCTGTACTGCGCGCATCTGTTGGCGAGCCGGGGCGTGCAGGTCACGGTGTTTGACCAGGTGCCGCCCGACCGCACGCCACCTTCCAGGACGCTCATCGTCACCTCTGAGCTGCTGCATATGCTGCCGCAGGTGGCAGAGGCGGGCATCATCAGGAACACGGTGAACGGTTTCCGGCTGCACACGGATGGGCAGAGCCTGCACGTGCCGCTCCACGAGCCGGACCTTGTGGTGGAGAGGCGTGATCTGCTGGCGGTGGTAGAGCGCATGGCAGTGCAGAGTGGCGCAGAGGTGCGGCGGGGGTACACCTTCCGGGACATGCTGCCCACCGCTGAGGGCCTGGTCGTGGAGTTCCGCGACAAGGAGTCTCTCCGCACGGTGCGGGTGGTGGCAAGGAACATAGTGGCTGCGGACGGCGCCACCAGCCACGTTGCCCGCTGTGCCGAGTTAGACGGGCGGCCGCGGGTGCCCATCCTGCAGGCGAAAGTCGAACTGCCGGCAGGCTGCGATCCGCACACTGTGGACACTTGGTTTGAGCCGGAGGCGACCCCGTACTTTTTCTGGCTCATACCAGACTCGCCACACACCGCTGCAGTAGGCCTCGCCGCGGAGAGTCCCCAGGAGGCGAAACGGGCCCTCCTGTCTTTTCTCAACGAGCATCACCTGCGGCCGCTGGCCACGGAGGCGGCGTGGGTGCCGCTCTACCCTCTGCGCGCGCAGCCGGTGCGCAGGTTTGGCAGCGCCCACGTCTACTTGGTGGGGGACTCGGCAGGGCAGGTGAAAGAGACCACCGTCGGTGGGACGGTCACCGGTTTAAAAGGGGCGGCGGCGGCTGCCGCGGCAATCTGCACGGGCAGTTCCTATCTCGACGAGCTCAGGGAGCTCCGCCGGGAGCTGCTCGCCCACCACCTGCTGCGCCTCTTTCTCAGCCGCTTCACCCGCCAGGACTACCTGCGGCTGTTCGCCTCTCTGAATCCCCGCGTGCTCTCGCTGCTCGCCTCCCACAATCGCGACCACCTGGCGACCATGCTCTCCCGTCTCGTTCTTGCTCAGCCCGGCCTGGTGGTGCTGGCGGCGCGTACCCTGCTGCGCGCCACGACCAGGCCCGCCGCCCGCCGCTGA
- a CDS encoding four helix bundle protein, with translation MSYQACLRVMKEVLPRLPAAEKYDLRDQLSRSVKAIPRLIAEGYAKRHQKHGFQKYLDDAMAECNETIVGLQMCRDLYGEAMRGVALEELIDSYDKAGKQLYRLSLAWSQFKDGRRQGHGGGVSGSV, from the coding sequence ATGAGCTACCAGGCTTGCTTGAGGGTGATGAAAGAGGTATTGCCGAGGTTGCCGGCTGCAGAGAAGTACGACTTGCGGGATCAATTGAGTCGCTCGGTGAAAGCGATACCGAGGTTGATAGCCGAAGGGTACGCCAAGCGTCACCAGAAACACGGTTTCCAGAAGTATTTGGACGATGCGATGGCGGAATGCAACGAAACGATCGTAGGTCTACAGATGTGCAGAGACCTGTACGGGGAAGCGATGCGTGGCGTAGCCTTGGAGGAGCTTATCGATAGTTACGACAAAGCGGGGAAACAGTTATACCGGTTGTCGCTGGCTTGGTCACAATTCAAGGATGGCAGAAGACAGGGGCATGGGGGAGGGGTGTCGGGGAGCGTCTGA